One window from the genome of Acomys russatus chromosome 30, mAcoRus1.1, whole genome shotgun sequence encodes:
- the LOC127212418 gene encoding LOW QUALITY PROTEIN: putative olfactory receptor 2B8 (The sequence of the model RefSeq protein was modified relative to this genomic sequence to represent the inferred CDS: substituted 1 base at 1 genomic stop codon), giving the protein MRRLNNTSHHTNGSILIGFFEWPQLKMALLVVVSIFYIVTLFGNSAIIILSLLDPQLHTSMYFFLANLSFLDLCYTTSTVPQMLINIQSHERSISYVGCIAQLFIFLSLASTECMLLSVMAFDRYVAIFPPLCYSYHAPXATPTAAVAWITGFSNSLVQTVLTSLLPRCGQYHLENFFCEVPAMLQLSCVDTWVNEVEMYAAVVVIKVIPLGLILFSYINIVRVVIRIHTSEGQKKAFNTCGSHLLVVIMFHGSVISGYACMAPKNSSAKLKGKLLALFYGLISPMLNPLIYTLRNKDVKAAVKKVLGREQELR; this is encoded by the coding sequence ATGAGAAGGCTCAATAACACCTCCCATCACACCAATGGCTCTATTCTGATAGGCTTCTTTGAATGGCCCCAACTGAAAATGGCTCTCCTTGTGGTAGTTTCTATTTTCTATATAGTGACCCTCTTTGGTAATTCAGCTATTATCATTTTATCTCTCCTTGATCCTCAACTCCACACCTCCATGTATTTCTTCCTGGCCAATCTTTCATTTTTGGATCTCTGCTATACTACATCTACTGTCCCCCAGATGCTAATAAACATACAGAGCCATGAGAGAAGCATCAGCTATGTGGGCTGCATAGCACAACTGTTCATCTTCCTTAGCTTGGCATCTACAGAATGCATGCTTCTCTCTGTCATGGCCTTTGATCGCTATGTAGCCATTTTCCCCCCTCTGTGCTATAGTTATCATGCACCCTAAGCTACGCCAACAGCAGCAGTAGCCTGGATAACTGGTTTTAGCAACTCCTTGGTGCAGACAGTGTTGACTTCTTTATTACCTCGTTGTGGCCAATACCATTTAGAAAATTTCTTCTGTGAGGTACCTGCCATGCTTCAGTTATCATGTGTTGATACCTGGGTCAATGAGGTAGAGATGTATGCTGCTGTGGTTGTCATAAAAGTTATCCCTCTTGGGTTAATTCTTTTCTCTTACATCAACATTGTCAGAGTAGTCATAAGGATACACACTTCTGAAGGTCAAAAGAAGGCCTTTAACACATGTGGTTCTCATCTTCTAGTGGTCATTATGTTCCATGGCTCTGTCATTAGTGGATATGCATGCATGGCACCCAAGAACAGCTCAGCCAAACTGAAGGGCAAACTTTTGGCACTCTTCTATGGACTCATAAGCCCAATGCTGAACCCTCTTATCTATACCTTGAGGAACAAGGATGTCAAAGCAGCAGTGAAAAAGGTACTTGGAAGAGAACAAGAGCTAAGGTAG